AGCTGTATCCTGCTGTTGGTTTACCTCCAAGCGATCAACCTGCAAGCCTTGTTGGGTCAAAGCAGCTCGAAGCTGTGGAAGCTGATTGTCCAGCATATCCTTTCCAGCCTGTGTTTCAGCATGGAACTGTGCTGTAATCACTCCATTTTGGGAAGTAATCGTTACATCTACTTGGCCCAAAGATTGTGGATTCAGAATCAGCCTTGCCTCATGTACGCCATTATGTTGGGTCAACTGCATCTTGGACACGAAAAGCTGTGTGACTTGCTGTGTCAGTTGGTTGGCGTTCACGTGATGTGTTGGAACAGACTGTTGCTGAAAGGTCTGTACAGATTGTGTCTGTGTATTAGATGAAGCAATAATCGGTGTCTGACCATTTCCATTCAACATGCCCTCTTCTGCATTGCCATCCTGATTCAAAAGGCCGCTTTGAAGGGTTGACTGTACTGTTTGGGATTGAATCCCTGCCTCTAGCTTGTAAGCCGAGAGTCCTTGATTCAACCGCAGTGGAGAAATCGTCTTAAACGTATCCTGTTGGGTTGTGTTCATGTTTGCCATCACATCGGATCGCAAGTTCAGTCCACTTCGTTTTGACTCCTCAGCATTTCCTTTTTGATTCTTCAGGGATTCGAGAAGAGCTGCCAGCTTGTCTAGTTCGTTTGGAGTTGCTTCCCCTTTTTTCAGGTTAGCTAGAAGCTGCTTTAAATCCTCACTCACTTGACCAGCATTCCCTTGCGCTTTACCCAATAGTTGTTCCATTGCAGTTGCAAATTTTTCTTGGGCGTCAGGCGGTAATTCGTCTTGCGCAGTTTGACCAGAGCCAAGCAGTTGGGCAAATAATGCCATGAGATCAGCTAATGCGAGCATGTCCTCTTCACTTAAACCCTCTGGATCCACCATTGTCTCTTCTGGGTTCCCCACCTGATCCAACACCTGAATCAATTGCATGGAAAACATTTGACCTAGACCAGTTCCACCTGCATTAACGGTAGGGGTTGCTGTAACAGATCCTGCTGATCCTACTGCAGGGGTCAAATTGGCCACATTCATCTCGTTCACCTCCTCCATTTGATATTTGTTGCTTATAAGAACGAAAACAGATGATTGCTCATTCTATTTTCGAAGCAACTCTGCTGTAATGCGAGCCGCCAGATTATCTGGTTCTTTCTGTTTCTTGTCGTCATTGGCGATCGCTGAGAGAGTTTGTGCCCGTTTATCCGCAGGCAAGTCTTTCATTAAGGCAATAGCTTGACCTCTGTTAGTATCCATGAGTGAACGAATGATAGCAGCAGCATCCGCAGGCGGCAATTGAGTAAATGTCTTCATTAGTTCCTCGTTCGACTCAGACCCCTCACGCGTATTGCTCAACGCCTTAGTCAGAACATCAACTCGTTGTTGCAGAGCAGCAATGTCATCATCTTTGTTCACAACTGAATCTTTTAACAAGATGGAAATATCGGCAGCTTTCTTTGGTTCCATCTTGGCCAAAATGTCTGCCTGTTGTGCAGGCTTCATTTTCGTCATGACGGCAACTGACTCTTGCAGTTTTAAATTTTCAATGATGGCCGCAGCATTCTTTGGAGACATGGTTGTGTACACTTTCGCCAAATCTGTAAACTGCTTCTGACGCTCTTCCTCAGTTGCACGCTTGTCTTCCATTGCCTTGTTTACATCATCGATTTGTTTTTCCAGTGCCGCAATCGTGGCATCTTTCTTTGCTGACTCTTCTTTTAAAGTGGTAATCTGCTGCTGGTTTTTTGCTTGATCTTGCTGTAGGGTTGCCACTTGTTTGTCCATGTCAGGTTGTTCTTCTGAGCCGGGAGTTGCTGCATAGTCGTCCGGGACTAATTTTTCCACGTACGGTATGGAGTTAGCCCAGTGGAGAACAGTCCCTAACACGTTTACTCCGAGCAAGCTCAGGAGCACACCGCCAAGGAGGCTGGCAAACAGAGCAGGAATGACAATCATATAAAAGAACCATTCCCACCTGCCGTATTCCCGTTCTTCTTGGATTTCTTCCATTTGGAACCTCCCTCAGTAGCTTCGGCGAAGATAGAGCTGCGTACCGATCTCATCCAACTCTTTTTGCTCTCTTTGCTTCTGGTCGTCCAGAAATTGGTGGAGCGACTTTTCCCGAAGGCGTTGCCATAGTTGGGACTCTTTCATACGTTCCGTCAATCGTGACTGACAGCGTTCCACATCCTGTTCACAACCATGCAAGGTACGTTGCTGATTCTGAATGGATTTCGCAACAGATTGCTGATATTGCGTAATGGAAATGAGCTGCGCAGCACTGCATGTCTGCATCTGTACTTCCTGGAGCTTCATCGTCATCTCGTCATGATGCTCAGTTAGTTGAGAGAGCTTCCACTCTTCTTCGTTTTTACGCTGGATGGACTTTCCGAAAGCCCACTCTGCTTGTTCTTTTTCTTTTTCCTTTAAATCAAGAACCTTTTGGAGATGAAACTGAAACACACGCACGTTAGTTCACTCCTCCGAAATGAGCTGTCAACGCTTGGATAGCACCCTGCAAAGTAGACGGTTCATGCGTTCCTTGTGCCGTAAAACCAGAAATGATATCACGATAGCGAATGGCTGCATCGATTTCCCGATTGCTTCCCGGCTTGTACGCCCCGATGTTTATGAGGTCCTCCGCTTCACGATACGTAGCCAAATGTTTTTTCAGCTGACGAGCAGCATCCAAATGGTTACTATCGACGATTTCATTCATGACACGACTTACACTCGCCATCACATCAATGGCAGGAAAATGACCTTTGTGAGCAATTTTCCGGTCAAGAACGATGTGACCGTCCAAAATCCCCCGCGCCGCATCCGCAATCGGATCGTTCATGTCGTCAGAGTCAACCAATACGGTATAAAATGCCGTAATACTTCCCTTATCCGCTGTTCCTGCACGCTCCATCAGCTTTGGCAGCATCGCAAACACCGATGGCGTATAACCACGCGTAGCCGGAGGTTCACCGATTGCCAAGCCCACTTCACGTTGTGCCATGGCAAAGCGCGTGACAGAATCCATCATGAGCATGACATTCATTCCACGATCGCGGAAATATTCCGCTATGGAAGTCGCAATCATCGCTCCCTTGATTCGAATCATGGCAGGTTGATCGGAAGTAGCTACGACAACAACAGACCGCTTTAGTCCTTCTTCCCCAAGATCGCGCTCGATAAACTCCATGACTTCACGGCCACGTTCTCCAATGAGACCAATCACATTGATATCTGCCGTCGTATTTCGGGCAATCATTCCCATCAATGTACTTTTCCCTACCCCCGATCCAGCGAAAATGCCGACCCGCTGACCTTTCCCGATGGTAAGGAGTCCGTCTATCGCTCTCACTCCCACACTCAATGGTTCTTGAATGCGCGGTCGAAGGATAGGATTTGGCGGCATATTGTTGGTAGGATAGGACGTCAGTCCAAATGGCAGTGAACCTTGATAGGGCCGCCCAAGGCCATCGAGGATCGAACCCAATATTTCAGGTCCAACTTTTACATCTAGCGACCGTCCTGTCGCGACGACGTCACAACCTGGACCAATTTCGGTCAATTCGCCTAATGGCATTAACAGCACTTTATTTTCGCGAAAGCCAACCACTTCTGCGATGATCGGTTCCTTTGTGTTAGCCGGATATAGATGGCATATCTCGCCTAATTTCACTTCTGGCCCTTGCGACTCAATGGTGAGTCCAACGACCTGTGTCACTTTGCCATTCACACGCATCGGATCTAAGCCATGCAGCATGTGCTTGTACTTCGAGAGATCTAGGATGCTCATGGAGCCTCACTTCCTCTGGCAATCGTAAGCAGTGCCTGCTTAATCTCTTCCATTTGTGTATCGATGCGGGCATCGACACTTCCCAAAGCGGTACGGATGACACATCCACCGTCTTGTACTGTATAGTCAGGGTAAATGGAGAGCTCTGCTTGTCCATCTAACAATTCCAGAAAACCAGCACGATGCTCGAGCACATAATCGAAGTACTTATGGTTGACGCACACCGTAATCTCGCCATGAACCCGGGAGCGGCGGAGTGCTTTTTTGGTCATTTCCAGAACCTGCTCGGGATGCTGTTGCAATTCCTGTCCAATGATTTTTTTGGCAATTTCTATGCTGAGTTCCACTAGAAAGGGCTCCGCCTCAGCGATAATTTGTTTTTTCTCGGCAAACGCTTGTTCCAGAATGGTTTTTGCTTGGCTGAGTGTATCTGTTTGCTCTTCGTACGCCTCACGTTTACCCGCTTCGAAACCAGCCTCTTGCCCTTCCGTCATAGCCTGCTCCTGCACTTG
This genomic stretch from Brevibacillus brevis harbors:
- the fliH gene encoding flagellar assembly protein FliH translates to MISLSRIIKSANYRPSEESFLLSVTPVPLKTEEVAERLQENQEIFNQAEIEAKTIISDAEETAQNILQQAAEQAEQVRQETLAQMEEWWEQKRQEAAQLFQQVQEQAMTEGQEAGFEAGKREAYEEQTDTLSQAKTILEQAFAEKKQIIAEAEPFLVELSIEIAKKIIGQELQQHPEQVLEMTKKALRRSRVHGEITVCVNHKYFDYVLEHRAGFLELLDGQAELSIYPDYTVQDGGCVIRTALGSVDARIDTQMEEIKQALLTIARGSEAP
- the fliJ gene encoding flagellar export protein FliJ, whose translation is MRVFQFHLQKVLDLKEKEKEQAEWAFGKSIQRKNEEEWKLSQLTEHHDEMTMKLQEVQMQTCSAAQLISITQYQQSVAKSIQNQQRTLHGCEQDVERCQSRLTERMKESQLWQRLREKSLHQFLDDQKQREQKELDEIGTQLYLRRSY
- a CDS encoding magnesium transporter MgtE N-terminal domain-containing protein; amino-acid sequence: MEEIQEEREYGRWEWFFYMIVIPALFASLLGGVLLSLLGVNVLGTVLHWANSIPYVEKLVPDDYAATPGSEEQPDMDKQVATLQQDQAKNQQQITTLKEESAKKDATIAALEKQIDDVNKAMEDKRATEEERQKQFTDLAKVYTTMSPKNAAAIIENLKLQESVAVMTKMKPAQQADILAKMEPKKAADISILLKDSVVNKDDDIAALQQRVDVLTKALSNTREGSESNEELMKTFTQLPPADAAAIIRSLMDTNRGQAIALMKDLPADKRAQTLSAIANDDKKQKEPDNLAARITAELLRK
- the fliI gene encoding flagellar protein export ATPase FliI, translating into MSILDLSKYKHMLHGLDPMRVNGKVTQVVGLTIESQGPEVKLGEICHLYPANTKEPIIAEVVGFRENKVLLMPLGELTEIGPGCDVVATGRSLDVKVGPEILGSILDGLGRPYQGSLPFGLTSYPTNNMPPNPILRPRIQEPLSVGVRAIDGLLTIGKGQRVGIFAGSGVGKSTLMGMIARNTTADINVIGLIGERGREVMEFIERDLGEEGLKRSVVVVATSDQPAMIRIKGAMIATSIAEYFRDRGMNVMLMMDSVTRFAMAQREVGLAIGEPPATRGYTPSVFAMLPKLMERAGTADKGSITAFYTVLVDSDDMNDPIADAARGILDGHIVLDRKIAHKGHFPAIDVMASVSRVMNEIVDSNHLDAARQLKKHLATYREAEDLINIGAYKPGSNREIDAAIRYRDIISGFTAQGTHEPSTLQGAIQALTAHFGGVN
- a CDS encoding flagellar hook-length control protein FliK, encoding MNVANLTPAVGSAGSVTATPTVNAGGTGLGQMFSMQLIQVLDQVGNPEETMVDPEGLSEEDMLALADLMALFAQLLGSGQTAQDELPPDAQEKFATAMEQLLGKAQGNAGQVSEDLKQLLANLKKGEATPNELDKLAALLESLKNQKGNAEESKRSGLNLRSDVMANMNTTQQDTFKTISPLRLNQGLSAYKLEAGIQSQTVQSTLQSGLLNQDGNAEEGMLNGNGQTPIIASSNTQTQSVQTFQQQSVPTHHVNANQLTQQVTQLFVSKMQLTQHNGVHEARLILNPQSLGQVDVTITSQNGVITAQFHAETQAGKDMLDNQLPQLRAALTQQGLQVDRLEVNQQQDTAFNFQQQREQARQQQENRKQQDKDEQEFALDALVDSNESSEVLWNRLRETARGIDDIV